One Pagrus major chromosome 11, Pma_NU_1.0 genomic region harbors:
- the rab3b gene encoding ras-related protein Rab-3B, with translation MAKADQRFGQRDGSDQNFDYMFKLLIIGNSSVGKTSFLFRYADDSFSNSFVSTVGIDFKVKTVYRNDKRIKLQIWDTAGQERYRTITTAYYRGAMGFILMYDITNEESFNAVQDWATQIKTYSWDNAQVIMVGNKCDMDEERIVPPEKGKHLADQLGFEYYEASAKENINVRQVFERLVDIICVKMSERVDVEAPVAPGTKTAKLTDKPAQLPQKCC, from the exons ATGGCGAAGGCAGACCAGCGTTTCGGCCAGCGGGACGGCTCCGACCAGAACTTTGACTACATGTTCAAGCTGCTGATCATCGGCAACAGCAGCGTGGGGAAAACGTCCTTCCTGTTTCGCTACGCCGACGACTCCTTCAGCAACTCTTTCGTCAGCACCGTGGGCATCGACTTCAAAGTGAAGACGGTTTATCGCAACGACAAGAGGATCAAGCTGCAGATCTGG GACACGGCGGGACAGGAGCGTTACCGCACCATCACCACGGCCTACTACCGCGGCGCCATGGGCTTCATCCTCATGTACGACATCACCAACGAGGAGTCCTTCAACGCCGTCCAGGACTG GGCCACTCAGATTAAGACGTACTCGTGGGACAACGCCCAGGTGATCATGGTGGGCAACAAGTGCGACATGGACGAGGAGAGAATCGTTCCTCCGGAGAAAGGGAAACACCTCGCCGACCAGTTAG GCTTCGAGTACTACGAGGCGAGCGCCAAGGAGAACATCAACGTGCGGCAGGTCTTCGAGCGCCTGGTGGACATCATCTGCGTGAAGATGTCGGAGCGCGTGGACGTGGAGGCGCCGGTGGCTCCCGGCACCAAGACCGCCAAACTGACCGACAAGCCCGCCCAGCTACCTCAGAAGTGCTGCTGA